In Bombina bombina isolate aBomBom1 chromosome 6, aBomBom1.pri, whole genome shotgun sequence, a single genomic region encodes these proteins:
- the P2RY11 gene encoding P2Y purinoceptor 11 — MASQNCSINFSHVQTTYLAPVYGVEFVLAVLGNSFAIWLLKPGRGKERHAGMIFSLNLAVSDLSYALTLPFLTAYYAVGKNWIFGLAFCKVERFLFNSNLYGSIFFITCISANRCLGVMFPFYARGKVEAKHAKFVSLAVWLVVITICSPVFAFSTLEVKKNTECIGTAVDEKLSLYIPYSLFLAGFGCGIPFIITLLSYIGIAHAVCKSHGLESREKRKVITMVCVVISLYSISFLPYHILRNLNLQNRVIKGNCNWSSYVHSAFQLTKALVALNPCIHPLLYTAVMDNVRSKFACCQKITDFKEEESIRL, encoded by the coding sequence ATGGCTTCACAAAACTGCAGCATTAACTTTTCACACGTTCAGACCACCTACCTGGCTCCAGTTTATGGAGTGGAATTTGTACTGGCTGTGCTTGGGAATAGTTTTGCCATTTGGCTTCTGAAGCCTGGAAGGGGAAAGGAACGCCATGCTGGCATGATCTTCTCCCTTAACCTGGCTGTGAGTGATCTTTCCTATGCCTTGACCCTGCCTTTCTTGACAGCCTATTATGCAGTGGGCAAAAATTGGATTTTTGGACTTGCCTTTTGCAAAGTGGAACGCTTCCTCTTCAACAGCAACCTTTATGGAAGTATATTCTTTATCACCTGTATCAGTGCCAACCGCTGTcttggtgtgatgtttcctttctATGCAAGGGGTAAAGTGGAGGCTAAGCATGCTAAATTTGTCAGCTTGGCTGTGTGGCTGGTAGTAATTACAATCTGTTCTCCTGTATTTGCTTTTTCTACCTTGGAAGTCAAGAAGAACACAGAATGCATTGGAACCGCAGTTGATGAAAAGCTGAGTTTGTACATTCCATACAGCCTATTTCTTGCTGGCTTCGGCTGTGGAATTCCATTTATCATTACCCTCCTCTCATACATTGGTATTGCCCATGCTGTATGTAAAAGCCATGGACTAGAATCTCGGGAGAAGAGAAAAGTGATTACTATGGTGTGTGTGGTGATCTCCCTATACTCCATCTCTTTTCTGCCCTATCACATACTGAGGAACCTCAACCTCCAGAACCGAGTAATCAAGGGAAATTGTAATTGGTCCTCATATGTTCACTCTGCTTTTCAATTAACTAAAGCTCTAGTGGCCTTGAACCCTTGTATACACCCTTTACTCTATACAGCAGTGATGGACAATGTCAGGTCTAAGTTTGCATGCTGTCAAAAGATAACTGATTTCAAAGAAGAGGAATCAATTAGACTCTAA